CACCACGCCCGCCGCCTTCGCGCCCGCCCGTCCCGCCGCGCCCGCGACATCGTCCAGGCTCGCCGCCGACAGCTTCGCCATCGCCGCGATATCATCGAGCAGCGCCACCAGTCCGCCGGGCATATCCTGTGTTCCCCTTGTCGTTGGCGCCCGTGCTTGCCAAGGCGGATGCGGGTACGCAACCGAACCCGTGTTGCCGCACTGTTTCCCGCGCGGAACTATCCGGTCGCTTGGAGCATGACGCCCTTCCCCCATCCCGCTAGAGACTTGTGGATGACCGACACGCCCCAGCCCCCCGTCGCCGACCGGCGCCCGCACAGCTTCACCGCGCATGGCGTGACGATCGAAGACCCGTACGCCTGGTTGAAGGACCCGAACTACCCCGAAGTCACCGACCCGGACGTGCTCGCCTATCTCGAGGCGGAGAACGCCTATTTCGAGGCGGTCATGGCGGCGCACCAGCCGCTGGTCGACACGCTGTATGAAGAGATGAAGGCGCGGATCAAGGAGGACGAATCCTCGGTGCCGCAGAAGGATGGCGACTGGCTATACTGGACCGCGTACGAAACCGGCGGTCAGTATCGCAAATGGTGGCGCCGGCCGGTCGCGGGCGGCGATGACGAACTGCTGCTCGACGAGCCGGCGCTGGCCGAGGGGAAGGCGTATTTCCGCCTCGGCGCCTTCGCGGTCAGCAACAGCGGGCGGCTGCTCGCCTATGCGATCGACGACAGCGGCGCCGAGCGGTTCGAGGTGCGGGTCAAGGACCTGACCACCGGCGAGCATCTGCCCGAGGTGATCCCGGGCATGCTGTCCGAGATCGTCTGGACCGCCGACGACAGCGGCTTCCTGTACGGCGTCGCCAACGACCAGTGGCGCACCGACAATGCGCGCTTCCATCGGCTCGGCACGCCGGTGGCCGACGATGTCGAGCTGTTCCATGAGGACGACGAGGGATACCGCGTCGCGGTCGCCGAAACGAGCGACCGGCAGTGGATCGTCATCGGCACCGGCGACCATGTGACGAGCGAGGTGCGGCTGCTGCCCGCGAACGATCCCTTCGCGACGCCGATCCTGGTCGCCGAGCGCAAGGCGGGGCGTGAGTATGACGTCGACGCGCATGACGGCACGCTGTTCATCCACACCAACGACACCGATCCGATGTGGCGGCTGTGCACCGCGAGCCTCGACGCGCCCGGCGACTGGCACGAGTTGATCCCCGCGGACCCGCATTTCTACATGACGGGTGTCGAATGTTACGCCGACTTCTTCGTGGTCGAGGGGCGGCGCGAAGGCCTCGATCAGATCGCGATCCACCGCTACGACACGCCGACGGTGGCGCAGGCGATCACCTTTCCCGAGGCGAGCTATGCCGCGGGGCTGGGCGACAATCCCGAATATGACGTGGCGACGCTGCGGCTGGGATACGAGTCGATGGTGACGCCGGGGACGGTCTACGATTACGATGTCGCGACCGGCGCGCTGACGGTGCTGAAGGTGCAGGAGATCCCGGCGGGCTATGATGCGGGGCTCTATCGCACCGAGCGGCTGAAGATCACCGTCCGCGACGGGACGGAGGTGCCGGTGTCGATCGTCTATCCGGCGGGCTTCCGGCGCGACGGGTCGCAGCCGTTGTTCCTCTACGCGTACGGCGCCTACGGCTATGCGATCCCGCCGGGTTTCTCGACGGGGCGATTGAGCCTTCTCGACCGCGGCTTCGCTTATGCGATCGCGCATATCCGCGGCGGCGACGATCTTGGCCAGCAATGGTATCACGACGGCAAGCTCGCCAAGCGCACCAACACGTTCAACGATTTCGTCGACGTGGCGAAGGGGCTGATCGCGGGCGGCTGGACCAGCGCGGGCCGCATCGCCACCGCAGGCCGCTCCGCGGGCGGCGAGCTGATGGGCGCGATCGTCAATTCGGACCCTGACCTGTGGGGCGCGGTGATCGCCGACGTGCCGTTCGTCGACGTGCTCAACACGATGCTGGACGTGGACCTGCCGCTGACGCCGGGGGAATGGCCCGAATGGGGCAACCCGATCGAGGACAAGGCGGCGTTCGACCTGATCCGCAGCTATAGCCCGTACGACAATGTCGTCGCGCAGGATTATCCGCCGCTGTTCATCTCCGGCGGGCTCAACGACCCGCGCGTCACCTATTGGGAGCCGGCGAAGTGGGCGGCAAAGCTGCGCGCCACCAAGACCGACGACAACATCCTGCTGCTCAAGACCAACATGGGCGCGGGTCACGGCGGCAAGTCGGGCCGGTTCGAATCGCTGCGCGAGGCGGCGGAGGAACATGCCTTCGTGCTGTGGCAATTGGGCGTAGACGGATGATCGCCGCATGACGCTGGCGCAGCTGATCGCGCATTACGGCCTGCCAGCGCTGTTCGTCGGCGCGGCGGTGGAGGGCGAGACGGTCGTCGTCGCCGGCGGCATTGCCGCGCATCAGGGGCTGTTGCCGCTGGTCGGCGCGATGATCGCCACCGCCACCGGTTCGTTCGCGGCGGATCAGGCGTGGTTCGCGCTCGGCCGCCGTTTCCGCAACCATCGCCTCGTCCGGCGCGCGCGTGAAAAGCCCGCCTTCGCCAAGGCGACCGACTGGCTGGAACGCTGGCCGATCGGCTTCATCTTCGCCTTCCGCTTCATCTATGGCTTCCGTACGATCAGCCCGATAGCGATCGGCACGACGAAAGTGCCGGCGAAGACATTCGTGCTCGTCAACGCGGCGTCGGCGATCGTCTGGGGCATCACCTTCACCACGATCGGCTATCTGTTCGGCAAGGCGTTCGAGCGATTGATCGGCAAGGTGACGGGCCACCTGCCATGGCTGCTCGGCGGGCTGGCGCTGATCGCCATCGCGGTGGCGGCGGTCCATTGGTGGCGCAGCCGGGAACAGGCCGCATGAGCCGTTTCACGCTGCCGATCACCGCGCAGGACGCGGACATCGACGAGCTGGGCCACGTCAACAATGCGGTGTGGGTCCGCTGGATCCAGGAGATCGCGGTCGCGCACTGGGCCGCGGTCGCGCCGCCGGAGCAGCAGGACGCGGTGGTCTGGGTCGTGACGCGGCACGAGATCGACTATCGTGGCAACGTCGCGGCCGGCGAGACGGTGACCGGCGAAACCTGGGTCCCCGAACCGCCCAAGGGCGCGCGTTTCGACCGCCATGTCCGCTTCGTGGGCGCCGACGGCCGGGTAAAGGTGGAGGCTGTGACGACCTGGGCGCTGATCGACCGCGCCAGCGGCAAGCTGCTGCGCGTGCGGCCGGAGATGGCGGCGCCTTTCCTGGACCGGCCAACGCATCTCCGGTGACCTTTGCCATCGCACGCACGCTGCGTTAGCCTCGCCCCGGGACAAAGAGGGGGGCACGATGATCCGGCATGTCGCGGTGATAGTCGGCGGTATCGCCTCCCTCGGCACAACGCCGCCGCCGGGGCAGGACCGCGGGCCGATCATCGACATGCATCTGCATGCCTATCCCGCCGACGCGCAGGGACCGCCGCCGACCGTCGTCTGCGCGCCCTATGATACCATGCCGAGCCGCGATCCGCGTCGCAGCAACGACGATTATGCCGTCGAGACGTTCAAGGTGGCGCATTGCCGCCACCCGATCTGGTCCGCGCGCAGCGACGACGCTCTGCAAGACTCGTCGCTCGCGATGCTACGCCGATACGATATCACCGCGGTGACGAGCGGTCCGTTGCTCCCGAAATGGAAAAAGGCGGGCGGGGCGCGCATCATTCCGTCGCTGGAATTCGGCCTTTCCGATGCGCCGCCGCTCACCACGATCCGCGCGATGGTGCAAAAGGGCGAAATCCGCATGCTGGGGGAGATCACGGCGCAATATGAGGGCGTCGCACCCGACGATCCGCGCCTCGATCCTTATTGGGCGCTGGCCGAGGAACTCGATCTGCCGGTTGCGATCCACATGGGGCCCGGGCCGCCCGGCGCGGCCTATCTCGGCGCGCCCGGATACCGGATGGCCTTGTCCGATCCGCTTCTGCTCGAACCCGTGCTCGCCCGGCATCCGCGGCTTCGGATCAGCGTGATGCATGCCGGCTGGCCGCTTGCCGACCGGATGATCGGCCTGATGTATGCATACCCGCAGGTCTACGTGGACACCGCGGTCATCGACTTCACGCAGCCGCGGGCCGAATTCTGGTCCTATCTCAAGCGGCTGGTCGATGCGGGCTATGGCCGGCGGATCATGTTCGGCTCCGACCAGATGGTGTGGCCGGACACCATCCCCGTCGCGATCGCGGCGATCCGCAACGCGCCTTTCCTCAGCCCCGCGCAAAAGCGCGACATCCTGCATGACAATGCCGCCCGCTTCCTGCGGCTGGAGGGCGCGCGGCCGTAAACCGCGCCTGCCGCCCTCACCCGCTGTTGCGCAGCGCGGTCGCAATCGCGTTGATCGACAGCAGGATGCCCTCGCCGATGCGCGGATCGTCCTCGCCGGCGCGATGGCGCTTCATCAGCTCGATCTGCAGCAGGTTGAGCGGTTCGATGTAAGGCAGGCGGAGGCGGATCGATGCGTCGAGCGCGGGATGCTTTTCGAGCAGCCGCGTCTGGCCGGTCGCATCGAGCAGGCCGTCGACGGTGCGGTGCCAGCCGTCGCGGATGCGGCCGAAGACGTGACCACGCAGCTCCGCATCCGTGACGAGGTCGGCATAATGCGCGGCGATGTCGATGTCCGATTTCGCCAGCACCATCTCCATATTGGCGAGGCTGGACGCGAACAGGGGCCACCCCTGCGCCATCGCGCGCAGCAGCCCCTTGTCCGCGAACGCGTCGAGCGCCTGCCCGACGCCGTACCAGCCCGGCAGCATGACCCGCGCCTGCGCCCAGCTGAATACCCAGGGTATGGCGCGCAGGTCCTCGATCGCGTCGGATTTCTTGCGGCTCGCCGGGCGGCTGCCGATCTTGAGGCCCGCGATCTCGCCGATCGGCGTCATCTGGCGGAAGAAGGTGCGGAAACCGCCAGCCTCCGCATAGGAATTGCCGTAGACGAGGTCGCGATAGGCGTGGAAGGCGGTGTCGGACAACGCGTCCATCGCCGCGCCGAATTCGGCGTCTTCCGCGTTCGACAGGCGCGCGGGCTCCAGGCTGGCGAGCAGCGTAGCGGACGCCATCGCCTCGAGGTTGGTCATCGCACTGTCGCGGGTGCCGTATTTCGCGGCGATCACCTCGCCCTGTTCGGTGATGCGGATGCGCCCCTGCACCGTGCCGGGCGGCTGCGCGCGGATCGCCGCGAAGGACGAGCCGCCACCGCGTCCGACCGCGCCGCCGCGGCCGTGGAACAATTGCATGCCGACGCCCGCCGCCTCGAACACGGGTTTGAGCGCGGTCGACGCCTTCGACAATTGCCATGTCGAGGTGAGGTAGCCGCCGTCCTTGTTCGAATCGGAATAGCCGATCATGACTTCCTGATGGCCGCGCGTCGCGGCAATGGCAGCAACCTCCGGCAGCGCGAACCAGTCGGTCATGATGCCCGGCGCGGCCTCCAGATCGCCGACCGTCTCGAACAGCGGCACCGCCATGATCGCGGCCGAGGGCGTATCGCCCGGCCGGTAGAGCCCGACCTCCTTAAGCAGCAGATTGATCTCGAGCAGGTCGGACACCGATTGCGCCATCGACACGATATAGTTGGCGATGCACGCCGGGCCGTAACGGCCATGTGCCTCGGCAGCGGCGGCGACGATCGCGAGTTCGGACGCGGTTTCTTCCGAATAATCGGCGTAGCGGCTGGAGAGCGGGCGCGCATTGGCGAGTTCACGACGCAGCAAGGCGACGCGCGCCGCCTCGTCGAGCGCGGCGTAGTCCGCCTCCACGCCGGCGACCTTCAGCAATTCGGCGACGACGCGTTCGTGCACCGCCGAATTCTGGCGCAGGTCGAGCGTCGCCAGGTGGAAGCCGAACGTCTCCACCGCCCGGATCAGCCGGCCGAGCGCCCCGCTCGACTTGAGCGTACTGCCCTGCGACAGGCCGTGCGCGAGCGCGACGAGATCCGCGCGGAAGCTCTGCGGATCGCGATAGGCTTCGCCCGCCAAGCGTCCGGGCCGCGGCGCGGGCTTGCCGGCCAGCGCCAGATGCGTCGCGGCGAGACGCGCGTAAACCCCGGACAAGGCGCGACGATAGGGCTCGTCGCTGCGGCTGGCCGCATCATCGCCGCTCGCATCCGCCAGCGCGCCGACGCCGGGATCGATGGCGGCATGTTCGGTCGAGATCGACAGTTCGGCGCCCAGCGCGTGCACGGCGTCCATGTAGAAGACGAGCACCGTTTCGCAGGCCCGCCCCAAAGCGGTGCGCAGGCTGTCCGCGGTGACGAAGGGATTGCCGTCGCGATCGCCGCCGATCCAGCTGCCGGGCCGCAGGAAGCTCGGCACGCGTTCTCCGAAGGCGCGGTCCCAGCGCTGGTAGAGCGCCGGGATGGCGGGCAGGAAGACGTCGCGCAGGTAGCTGAGCGCGGTTTCCACCTCGTCGGTGACGTACAGGCGCTCGCGGCGCAGCACGCGGGTCTGCCACAACAGCGCGATCTGCCGCGCGATCGCGTCGTCGATCCGGTCGCCGTCGGGCGTCTCGTCCGCACCGGCATCCTTCAACCGCATCAGGTCCGCGATACGGTTGCGATGATCGATCATGCTCTTGCGGCGCACCTCGGTCGGGTGCGCGGTGAGCACGGGCGCGACGAGCGCATGGCCGAGCAATTGCAGCACCACGTCGCGGCCGATCCCCTCTCCCTCCAGCCGAGCCAGCGCGGCCGCCACGTCCGCGCCCTTTTCGGCGGCGATCCCCTGGCGATCCTCGGCCAAATTGGCGAGCATCGAAAAGAGCATGAAGCCGCGCACGAAATCGAGCGTCTCGTCGAGCGACAGGCCGGTGAGCAGCACCTGGATCGCATCGCCGTCGCCGCCGTCGCGATGCCGTTCCACCGAGGCCCGGCGGATCGCCTCCGTCGACTCGAACAACGCCTCGCCGCCGTATCCGCGGATCACCTCGCCCAGCTTTGCGCCGAGGAAGCGGACGTCGGGGTTGTTGGCGATGGGCGGCAGGGGGGAGGAGGAGCTGGCCATAAGCGTGATGCTGCGCTGCGGCGGAAGCGAGGTCAACCGTCGCAGCGCATGCGGGGCGCCCCTTCAAACGTTCCGACCGGTGCGCGTCGTGCGGAACGGTGCGCGTCGTCACCGTCCCGGCGCGGCAGCATTCCCCGATATGTTCGCCACCGTATCGCCGATCACCGAGTCGGCGGGCGTGGTCGTCGCGCCGCGCTGCCGGTCGCGCGCCGCGCGCCATTCCGCTTCCTCTTCCGACGTGACGGTGCCGTCGTGGTTGAGGTCCATCTGGTCGAAGCGCTTGACCGCGCCTTCGCTCCATTCGATCTGGCTGACCGCGCCGTCGTGATTGCGGTCGAGCTCCATGATCCGGCTGCCCTTGCGCGGCAGTTCGTCGGGGGTCAGCCGGTCGTCGGCATTGCGATCGAGCGCACGGAAGCGTCGCTCCATCGCACTCGCGAAATCGACCCGGCTGGTGACCGCGGGCGGCACGAACCCCGCCGCGCTGGCATTGGCGTCCGCCTCCGCGATCTGCTCCTTGCGATTGCCGCACCCGGCCAGCAGCGCGGCCACCGCCGCCGTCATCACTATCGCCGCGCGCATCGTACCTCCCGTCAGGCTTCCAGCTCAACGTCCCAATAGAGCCAGTCGTGCCATGTGTCGTGGAGATAGTTGGGCGGAAAGGCGCGGCCGTGTTCCTGCAACTGCCAGTTTGTCGGGCGGATCGGCTCGACGTAGATCGGCATCGATGCCTGTTTCGGCGTGCGGCCACCCTTCTTGAGGTTGCATGGCGCGCAGGCGGTGACGACATTCTCCCATGTCGTCCGCCCGCCCTGCGCGCGCGGCACGACATGGTCGAACGTCAGGTCGCGTCCGACGCCGCAATATTGACAGGCGAAGCGGTCGCGCAGGAACAGGTTGAACCGGGTGAAGGCGGGAAATTGCGACGGCCGGACATATTGCTTGAGCGCGATCACCGACGGCAGCTTGATCGCCGACGTCGGGCTGCGCACCTCGCGCTCGTAATGCGCGACGATGTCGACGCGGTCGAGGAACACCGCCTTGATCGCCGTCTGCCACGGCCAGACGCTCAAGGGGTAATAGGACAGCGGCGTATAGTCGGCATTGAGCACCAGCGCCGGGCAACTGTCCGGGTGGCGGATGAGATCGGGATGAAACACGGCTCCTCCCTCGGGGTCTTGCCCGCGGACCGTGTCGTCCACGAGGATGACGCACGTATGACAGCACGAGCAGCGATTCGCGGTCAAGCGTTTCGCGTTAACCTTTGCGCGCGATGGCGATGACGCTCGTCACCCGTTTCGCACCGTCGCCGACCGGGCCGCTGCATCTCGGCCATGCCTGGTCCGCGATCCAGGCGCACGATCGCGCGCGCAACGCGGGCGGACGGTTCCTGCTGCGGATCGAGGATATCGACGGTACGCGCAGTCGCGAGGCGCACGTCGCGGGGATCGTCGAGGATCTCGCCTGGCTGGGCCTGAGCTGGGACGGGCCGGTGGTGCGCCAGTCGCAGCGGCTGGCGCTATACGAGGCGGCGCTCGCCCGGCTGCGCGCGGCGGGGTTGCTCTATCCGTGCTTCTGCACCCGCGCCGACATCGCGCGCGAGATCGCGGAGAGCGCCGGCGCGCCGCACCACGGGCCGGATGGGCCACATTATCCCGGCACCTGCCGCACACTGTCGCAGCCGGATGCCGACGCGCGGATCGCCGCGGGCGCGCCCCACGCATGGCGGCTGGCGATGGATGCCGCGGTCGCGCGCGCCGGGCCGCTCGCCTGGGTGGACCGCGAGCGTGGCGTGCAGCATGCCGACCCGGCGGCGTTCGGCGACGTCGTGCTCGCACGCAAGGACGCGCCCGCCAGCTACCACCTGGCGGTGACGGTCGACGACGCGGCGCAGGGTGTGGACGAGGTGGTGCGCGGCGTCGACCTGCTGCGCGCGACCGACATCCACCGCCTGCTGCAGGCGTTGCTCGAGCTGCCGACCCCGGCGTATCGGCATCATGCGCTGCTGACCGGTCCCGACGGCGAACGGCTCGCCAAGCGCAACGGCGCGCCTGCGCTCGCCAATCTGCGCGCCGCCGGCGAGGACGGGCGCGCACTCGCCGACCTGCTGCGCCAAGGACGTCTTCCCTCTGGATTTGCCGCGCCGAACGCCTAAGTTGGCGCGCATGAACACCTTTCTCGCCATCCTGCTGGTTGCGGCGATGATCGCCACCGTCGTCGCCCTGGTGCGAGGAATCATCGCTTTCCTGCAGGAATCGACCGAGCAGGTGAAGAACGGCGAAGGGCCGAGCGCTGCGTCGCTGAAATCGAACAAGATGATGCAGATGCGCGTCTTCTTCCAGGCGTTGGCGGTGACGATCGTCGTGCTGATCCTGTTCCTTGCCGGCCGCACCTGATCGTCGCAGCGCCGGTGGTTCGTCTCAATCGCATCTACACGCGCACCGGTGACACCGGCACGACCGGGCTTGTCGACGGATCGCGCGTGTCGAAGGCGGATCCGCTGATGAGCGCGATCGGCGACGTCGACGAGGCGAACAGCGCGATCGGCGTCGCGATCGCGACGCTGGCAGGAGCGGAACCCAGCGACGCGCTGCTGACGATCCAGAACGATCTGTTTGACTTGGGCGCCGACCTCGCAACGCCGCCCGGCATCGACGGCGCGTTGCGTGTCCTGCCCGTGCAGGTCGAGCGGCTGGAAGCGGCGATCGATGCGCTCAACGTAGACCTGTCACCGCTGACCAGCTTCGTGCTGCCGGGCGGCCAGCCGGCCGCCGCGGCGCTGCATCTGGCGCGCGCGATCACACGCCGTGCGGAACGTCATGCCGTCGCGGCGGGCGCGGGCGGGGCGGTGCTCGCCTATCTCAATCGCCTGTCCGATTATCTGTTCGTCGCCGCGCGCTGGGTAAACGC
This portion of the Sphingomonas sp. FARSPH genome encodes:
- a CDS encoding S9 family peptidase; protein product: MTDTPQPPVADRRPHSFTAHGVTIEDPYAWLKDPNYPEVTDPDVLAYLEAENAYFEAVMAAHQPLVDTLYEEMKARIKEDESSVPQKDGDWLYWTAYETGGQYRKWWRRPVAGGDDELLLDEPALAEGKAYFRLGAFAVSNSGRLLAYAIDDSGAERFEVRVKDLTTGEHLPEVIPGMLSEIVWTADDSGFLYGVANDQWRTDNARFHRLGTPVADDVELFHEDDEGYRVAVAETSDRQWIVIGTGDHVTSEVRLLPANDPFATPILVAERKAGREYDVDAHDGTLFIHTNDTDPMWRLCTASLDAPGDWHELIPADPHFYMTGVECYADFFVVEGRREGLDQIAIHRYDTPTVAQAITFPEASYAAGLGDNPEYDVATLRLGYESMVTPGTVYDYDVATGALTVLKVQEIPAGYDAGLYRTERLKITVRDGTEVPVSIVYPAGFRRDGSQPLFLYAYGAYGYAIPPGFSTGRLSLLDRGFAYAIAHIRGGDDLGQQWYHDGKLAKRTNTFNDFVDVAKGLIAGGWTSAGRIATAGRSAGGELMGAIVNSDPDLWGAVIADVPFVDVLNTMLDVDLPLTPGEWPEWGNPIEDKAAFDLIRSYSPYDNVVAQDYPPLFISGGLNDPRVTYWEPAKWAAKLRATKTDDNILLLKTNMGAGHGGKSGRFESLREAAEEHAFVLWQLGVDG
- a CDS encoding DedA family protein, with product MTLAQLIAHYGLPALFVGAAVEGETVVVAGGIAAHQGLLPLVGAMIATATGSFAADQAWFALGRRFRNHRLVRRAREKPAFAKATDWLERWPIGFIFAFRFIYGFRTISPIAIGTTKVPAKTFVLVNAASAIVWGITFTTIGYLFGKAFERLIGKVTGHLPWLLGGLALIAIAVAAVHWWRSREQAA
- a CDS encoding acyl-CoA thioesterase; translation: MSRFTLPITAQDADIDELGHVNNAVWVRWIQEIAVAHWAAVAPPEQQDAVVWVVTRHEIDYRGNVAAGETVTGETWVPEPPKGARFDRHVRFVGADGRVKVEAVTTWALIDRASGKLLRVRPEMAAPFLDRPTHLR
- a CDS encoding amidohydrolase family protein encodes the protein MIRHVAVIVGGIASLGTTPPPGQDRGPIIDMHLHAYPADAQGPPPTVVCAPYDTMPSRDPRRSNDDYAVETFKVAHCRHPIWSARSDDALQDSSLAMLRRYDITAVTSGPLLPKWKKAGGARIIPSLEFGLSDAPPLTTIRAMVQKGEIRMLGEITAQYEGVAPDDPRLDPYWALAEELDLPVAIHMGPGPPGAAYLGAPGYRMALSDPLLLEPVLARHPRLRISVMHAGWPLADRMIGLMYAYPQVYVDTAVIDFTQPRAEFWSYLKRLVDAGYGRRIMFGSDQMVWPDTIPVAIAAIRNAPFLSPAQKRDILHDNAARFLRLEGARP
- the ppc gene encoding phosphoenolpyruvate carboxylase — its product is MASSSSPLPPIANNPDVRFLGAKLGEVIRGYGGEALFESTEAIRRASVERHRDGGDGDAIQVLLTGLSLDETLDFVRGFMLFSMLANLAEDRQGIAAEKGADVAAALARLEGEGIGRDVVLQLLGHALVAPVLTAHPTEVRRKSMIDHRNRIADLMRLKDAGADETPDGDRIDDAIARQIALLWQTRVLRRERLYVTDEVETALSYLRDVFLPAIPALYQRWDRAFGERVPSFLRPGSWIGGDRDGNPFVTADSLRTALGRACETVLVFYMDAVHALGAELSISTEHAAIDPGVGALADASGDDAASRSDEPYRRALSGVYARLAATHLALAGKPAPRPGRLAGEAYRDPQSFRADLVALAHGLSQGSTLKSSGALGRLIRAVETFGFHLATLDLRQNSAVHERVVAELLKVAGVEADYAALDEAARVALLRRELANARPLSSRYADYSEETASELAIVAAAAEAHGRYGPACIANYIVSMAQSVSDLLEINLLLKEVGLYRPGDTPSAAIMAVPLFETVGDLEAAPGIMTDWFALPEVAAIAATRGHQEVMIGYSDSNKDGGYLTSTWQLSKASTALKPVFEAAGVGMQLFHGRGGAVGRGGGSSFAAIRAQPPGTVQGRIRITEQGEVIAAKYGTRDSAMTNLEAMASATLLASLEPARLSNAEDAEFGAAMDALSDTAFHAYRDLVYGNSYAEAGGFRTFFRQMTPIGEIAGLKIGSRPASRKKSDAIEDLRAIPWVFSWAQARVMLPGWYGVGQALDAFADKGLLRAMAQGWPLFASSLANMEMVLAKSDIDIAAHYADLVTDAELRGHVFGRIRDGWHRTVDGLLDATGQTRLLEKHPALDASIRLRLPYIEPLNLLQIELMKRHRAGEDDPRIGEGILLSINAIATALRNSG
- a CDS encoding HNH endonuclease, encoding MFHPDLIRHPDSCPALVLNADYTPLSYYPLSVWPWQTAIKAVFLDRVDIVAHYEREVRSPTSAIKLPSVIALKQYVRPSQFPAFTRFNLFLRDRFACQYCGVGRDLTFDHVVPRAQGGRTTWENVVTACAPCNLKKGGRTPKQASMPIYVEPIRPTNWQLQEHGRAFPPNYLHDTWHDWLYWDVELEA
- the gluQRS gene encoding tRNA glutamyl-Q(34) synthetase GluQRS → MAMTLVTRFAPSPTGPLHLGHAWSAIQAHDRARNAGGRFLLRIEDIDGTRSREAHVAGIVEDLAWLGLSWDGPVVRQSQRLALYEAALARLRAAGLLYPCFCTRADIAREIAESAGAPHHGPDGPHYPGTCRTLSQPDADARIAAGAPHAWRLAMDAAVARAGPLAWVDRERGVQHADPAAFGDVVLARKDAPASYHLAVTVDDAAQGVDEVVRGVDLLRATDIHRLLQALLELPTPAYRHHALLTGPDGERLAKRNGAPALANLRAAGEDGRALADLLRQGRLPSGFAAPNA
- a CDS encoding twin transmembrane helix small protein, whose protein sequence is MNTFLAILLVAAMIATVVALVRGIIAFLQESTEQVKNGEGPSAASLKSNKMMQMRVFFQALAVTIVVLILFLAGRT
- a CDS encoding cob(I)yrinic acid a,c-diamide adenosyltransferase, producing MVRLNRIYTRTGDTGTTGLVDGSRVSKADPLMSAIGDVDEANSAIGVAIATLAGAEPSDALLTIQNDLFDLGADLATPPGIDGALRVLPVQVERLEAAIDALNVDLSPLTSFVLPGGQPAAAALHLARAITRRAERHAVAAGAGGAVLAYLNRLSDYLFVAARWVNARGADDVLWRPGAGR